The Pseudosulfitobacter pseudonitzschiae genome includes a region encoding these proteins:
- a CDS encoding DUF2059 domain-containing protein: protein MIALARSLCLTLTIALTATAAQAADRARLETFLEVTGFDVALDSIRLSASSAPQMLGLEADDFGAQWTVMADDVFDTAKMHDMALDILGETLDDDLLDHATAFYSSDLGRRLVIAENDSHMEDDSETKSEAGQAIVEGLKRIGSSRLEALQRMNAASDSAGTAVRAIQEVQVRFLIAAAAAGVIDLKMEEPDLREALRADEDALRQSISESALSGAAYTYQAFSDAEVLEYAEALEDPDMRKVYDLMNAVQYEIMANRYEALAARMRGLQPSQEL, encoded by the coding sequence ATGATCGCTCTTGCACGCTCTCTTTGCCTTACCCTGACCATTGCGCTGACGGCCACCGCCGCACAGGCCGCCGACCGCGCGCGGCTGGAAACATTTCTTGAAGTCACCGGCTTTGACGTGGCACTGGACAGCATCCGGCTGTCGGCCAGTTCCGCACCGCAGATGCTGGGGCTGGAGGCCGATGACTTTGGCGCGCAGTGGACCGTGATGGCGGATGATGTATTCGACACCGCCAAAATGCACGACATGGCGCTGGATATTCTAGGCGAGACGCTGGACGATGACCTACTGGATCATGCCACTGCATTCTACAGTTCGGACCTTGGTCGCCGACTGGTTATCGCCGAGAACGACAGCCACATGGAAGATGACAGCGAAACCAAATCCGAAGCGGGGCAGGCGATTGTCGAAGGGTTGAAGCGCATCGGATCGTCGCGACTGGAGGCACTTCAGCGGATGAACGCCGCCAGCGACAGTGCAGGCACCGCCGTGCGGGCCATTCAAGAGGTGCAGGTGCGATTCCTGATCGCGGCCGCTGCCGCAGGGGTGATCGACCTGAAGATGGAAGAGCCGGACCTGCGCGAAGCCCTGCGCGCGGACGAGGATGCGCTGCGCCAGTCAATCTCGGAAAGTGCGCTGAGCGGTGCGGCCTATACCTATCAGGCGTTTTCTGACGCCGAGGTTCTGGAATACGCCGAGGCACTGGAAGATCCCGATATGCGCAAAGTCTATGATCTAATGAACGCGGTCCAATACGAGATCATGGCCAACCGCTACGAGGCGCTGGCGGCACGGATGCGCGGCTTGCAACCCTCGCAAGAGCTGTAA
- a CDS encoding 50S ribosomal protein L21 encodes MFAVLKTGGKQYKVQAGDTLRIEKLAAKAGDKVQFNEVMMIGGDTPKVGAPLVADAGVQAEVIDQIKGVKTINFVKRRRKHSSKRTKGHRQQLTLVRITDILATGADMSGVMAAVGGAGYTAVFADGQNAKLKTAQAEKARRADAGEAAPEKAPKAKASKAKASSDADDLKQLSGVGPALEKKLNEAGVTTFAQIAAWTEADVADMDEKLSFKGRIEREGWIEQAKDKTKG; translated from the coding sequence ATGTTCGCGGTTCTCAAAACCGGCGGCAAGCAGTACAAAGTTCAAGCGGGCGATACGCTGCGCATTGAAAAACTGGCCGCAAAAGCAGGTGATAAAGTACAATTCAACGAAGTGATGATGATCGGGGGCGATACGCCCAAGGTCGGCGCACCTTTGGTTGCAGATGCAGGCGTTCAGGCCGAAGTCATCGACCAGATCAAAGGCGTCAAGACAATCAACTTCGTCAAACGCCGCCGTAAGCACTCGAGCAAACGGACCAAGGGCCACCGTCAGCAGCTGACACTGGTGCGCATCACCGACATTCTCGCCACAGGCGCGGACATGTCGGGCGTGATGGCCGCCGTGGGTGGTGCAGGCTATACGGCTGTTTTCGCCGACGGCCAGAACGCCAAGCTGAAGACCGCGCAAGCTGAAAAAGCCCGCCGCGCCGACGCTGGTGAAGCTGCCCCCGAAAAAGCACCCAAAGCCAAGGCCTCGAAAGCCAAAGCATCTTCGGACGCGGACGATCTCAAGCAACTGTCGGGCGTTGGTCCCGCACTTGAGAAGAAACTGAATGAAGCCGGTGTGACCACCTTTGCCCAAATCGCGGCATGGACGGAAGCGGACGTGGCTGATATGGACGAGAAACTGTCTTTCAAAGGCCGGATCGAGCGTGAAGGCTGGATCGAACAGGCCAAAGACAAGACCAAAGGCTAA
- the rpmA gene encoding 50S ribosomal protein L27, translating into MAHKKAGGSSRNGRDSAGRRLGVKLYGGQAAIPGNIIVRQRGTKFWPGEGVGMGKDHTIFAVVDGAVTFHKGLKNRTFISVLPQAEAAE; encoded by the coding sequence ATGGCACATAAAAAAGCAGGTGGTTCATCCCGCAACGGCCGCGACTCAGCGGGTCGTCGTCTTGGTGTGAAACTCTACGGCGGTCAGGCCGCCATTCCCGGCAACATCATCGTGCGTCAGCGCGGGACCAAATTTTGGCCGGGTGAAGGCGTTGGCATGGGCAAGGATCACACGATCTTCGCCGTTGTCGATGGCGCCGTGACCTTTCACAAGGGTCTGAAAAACCGCACCTTCATTTCGGTTCTGCCACAGGCGGAAGCCGCAGAATAA
- a CDS encoding GNAT family N-acetyltransferase, translated as MELTKVATQPMIETERFDLRPLRKSDRGLIEMYAADKRVATMTTSIPHPLPPGTSEAFVSRAMSETREEDVWAIDASKEGGSELMGVISMQQIDRNQAELGYWVAPAFWNTGLASEAVQALVDANPMGNQALFAVVFQDNAASAKVLTHCGFKYLGEAESFSVARNATVPTWTYSRKL; from the coding sequence ATGGAATTGACCAAAGTGGCCACCCAGCCGATGATCGAAACCGAACGGTTCGATCTGCGCCCCCTGCGCAAATCCGACCGCGGCCTGATCGAAATGTACGCCGCCGACAAACGGGTCGCCACAATGACCACGTCAATTCCGCACCCGTTGCCACCCGGCACATCCGAGGCATTCGTGTCCCGCGCCATGTCGGAAACCCGCGAAGAAGACGTCTGGGCCATTGATGCCAGCAAAGAGGGCGGCTCGGAACTGATGGGCGTGATCTCGATGCAGCAGATCGACCGCAATCAGGCCGAACTGGGCTATTGGGTGGCACCGGCGTTCTGGAACACCGGTCTTGCCTCCGAAGCGGTGCAGGCATTGGTCGACGCCAATCCGATGGGCAACCAGGCCCTCTTTGCGGTTGTGTTTCAGGACAACGCTGCCTCGGCCAAGGTGTTGACGCACTGCGGTTTTAAGTATCTGGGTGAGGCAGAGAGCTTCTCTGTTGCCCGCAATGCGACTGTCCCCACTTGGACCTACTCGCGCAAACTCTAA
- the obgE gene encoding GTPase ObgE, with protein sequence MKFLDLCKVYIRSGAGGGGCVSFRREKYIEYGGPDGGDGGTGGTVWAEAVDGLNTLIDFRYQQHFFAKNGQPGMGRQRTGKDGDDIVLRVPVGTEILDEDEETVVADLTEVGQRVKLARGGNGGFGNLHFKSATNQAPRRANPGQEGVERTLWLRLKLIADVGLLGLPNAGKSTFLAATSNARPKIADYPFTTLHPNLGVVGVDNVEFVVADIPGLIEGASEGRGLGDLFLGHVERCAVLLHLVDGTSDTVAEDYQTIITELEAYGGDLADKPRVTVLNKIDALDDDERNEAKAALQKACGGTVMLMSGVARDGVTEVLRALRKQIDDDRLRKKEPQEEESWRP encoded by the coding sequence ATGAAATTTCTTGATCTCTGCAAGGTCTATATCCGGTCCGGTGCGGGCGGCGGCGGCTGTGTGTCGTTCCGGCGCGAAAAGTATATTGAATACGGCGGCCCCGATGGCGGTGACGGCGGCACAGGCGGCACCGTCTGGGCCGAGGCTGTAGACGGTCTGAACACCCTGATCGACTTTCGCTACCAGCAGCACTTTTTCGCCAAGAACGGCCAACCTGGCATGGGCCGCCAGCGCACCGGCAAAGACGGCGACGACATCGTTCTGCGCGTCCCAGTTGGCACCGAAATTCTGGACGAGGACGAAGAGACCGTCGTCGCTGATCTGACCGAAGTGGGCCAGCGGGTGAAACTGGCGCGTGGCGGCAATGGCGGCTTTGGCAACCTGCACTTCAAATCCGCCACCAATCAGGCCCCGCGCCGTGCCAATCCGGGCCAGGAGGGCGTCGAACGCACGCTCTGGCTGCGCCTGAAACTGATCGCGGATGTGGGTCTGCTTGGTCTGCCCAATGCGGGCAAGTCCACCTTTCTGGCGGCCACATCGAACGCACGCCCCAAGATCGCTGATTATCCGTTTACCACGCTGCACCCGAATCTGGGCGTTGTGGGTGTGGACAACGTCGAATTTGTCGTGGCTGACATCCCCGGCCTGATCGAAGGCGCCTCCGAAGGGCGCGGCTTGGGTGATTTGTTTTTGGGTCACGTCGAACGCTGCGCGGTGCTGTTGCATCTGGTCGACGGCACCTCGGACACTGTGGCCGAAGATTATCAGACCATCATCACCGAACTCGAGGCTTATGGCGGCGATCTGGCCGACAAGCCGCGCGTGACCGTGCTGAACAAGATCGACGCGCTGGACGACGACGAGCGCAATGAGGCCAAGGCCGCGCTGCAAAAAGCCTGTGGCGGCACCGTCATGTTGATGTCGGGCGTCGCCCGTGACGGCGTGACCGAAGTGCTGCGCGCCTTGCGTAAGCAGATCGACGACGACCGCCTGCGCAAGAAAGAACCCCAAGAGGAAGAATCGTGGCGACCCTGA
- the proB gene encoding glutamate 5-kinase: MATLTDAKRLVVKIGSALLVDRATGALRDDWLRALALDVQWLKGQGTQVVLVSSGSIALGRGVLGLPATDLPLEQSQAAAAVGQIRLARAYEDVMALHGITTAQVLMTLEDSRDRRRYLNSRATLETLLALDALPIVNENDTVATDEIRFGDNDRLAAQIAATIGADQLVLLSDVDGFYSANPSDDPSAIRYNVIDEITAKIEAQAGDAGSGLSKGGMKTKLMAAKTATAAGCAMAICHGFDPRPLQRLHNGAPATWFSATLDPQTARKRWIAAMKPRGTLTLDAGATLALENGNSLLPAGITAVAGDFKRGDPVAIADPSGHVLGLGLARYTAEETRTIQGHHSARIETLLGYPGRAALVHRDDMAL; this comes from the coding sequence GTGGCGACCCTGACCGATGCCAAGCGGCTGGTCGTCAAGATCGGCTCGGCCTTGCTGGTGGACCGCGCGACAGGTGCGCTGCGTGACGACTGGCTGCGCGCACTGGCGCTGGATGTGCAATGGCTTAAGGGGCAGGGCACGCAGGTGGTTCTGGTCTCCTCGGGTTCGATTGCACTGGGGCGCGGTGTGCTGGGCCTGCCCGCAACCGACCTGCCGCTGGAACAATCCCAAGCTGCCGCTGCCGTTGGCCAGATCCGTCTGGCGCGTGCCTACGAAGACGTGATGGCGTTGCACGGCATCACCACCGCCCAAGTCCTGATGACACTGGAAGACAGCCGTGACCGCCGCCGCTATCTGAATTCGCGCGCGACGTTGGAAACCCTTCTGGCGCTGGATGCTTTGCCCATTGTCAACGAAAACGACACCGTGGCCACCGACGAAATCCGCTTTGGGGACAACGACCGTTTGGCAGCACAGATTGCTGCCACCATCGGCGCGGATCAACTGGTGCTGTTGTCCGATGTCGACGGCTTTTATTCTGCCAACCCCTCGGATGACCCGTCCGCCATCCGCTATAACGTCATCGACGAGATCACCGCCAAGATCGAGGCCCAGGCCGGCGATGCCGGTTCGGGGCTCAGCAAGGGCGGCATGAAAACCAAGCTGATGGCCGCCAAAACCGCCACCGCTGCGGGCTGTGCAATGGCGATCTGTCACGGCTTTGATCCGCGCCCGCTGCAACGTCTGCACAACGGGGCACCCGCCACATGGTTCTCGGCCACGTTGGACCCGCAAACCGCCCGCAAACGCTGGATCGCGGCCATGAAACCGCGCGGCACCCTGACGCTGGATGCGGGGGCAACTCTTGCTCTGGAGAACGGCAACAGCCTGCTGCCTGCCGGTATCACCGCCGTTGCGGGTGATTTCAAACGGGGCGATCCCGTCGCCATCGCAGATCCGTCGGGCCATGTGCTTGGCCTTGGCCTCGCGCGTTATACCGCCGAAGAAACCCGCACCATTCAGGGCCACCACAGTGCGCGGATTGAAACCCTGCTGGGTTACCCGGGCCGCGCCGCTCTGGTACACCGAGACGACATGGCGCTCTAA
- a CDS encoding glutamate-5-semialdehyde dehydrogenase: MNNFANIPDLMADIGARAKAASADLAVASAERKHAALVSAADAVWAQRETILKANAKDLEFGRDKGLSPAMMDRLTLNEDRIQGIVDGLRSVAEQADPVGAIMAEWDRPSGLHITRVRTPLGVIGVIYESRPNVTADAGALCLKAGNAVILRGGSESFHSSKAIHACLMQGLRDAALPEDAIQLVPTRDRAAVSEMLTMTDTIDVIVPRGGKGLVGLVQRDARVPVFAHLEGIVHIYVDKDADPEKALRVVLNAKTRRTGICGSAECLLIHRDALATIGQGLVKALMDAGVEMRVDETLKAIDGTVEAQADDWGREYLDMIMAARVVDDIDAAIAHIRTYGSQHTECIITENEEAATRFMAQLDSAIIMHNASTQFADGAEFGMGAEIGIATGKMHARGPVGAEQLTSFKYLVRGDGTTRT, from the coding sequence ATGAACAACTTTGCCAATATTCCCGATCTGATGGCCGACATTGGCGCACGCGCCAAGGCGGCCTCTGCCGATCTCGCCGTGGCCTCGGCCGAGCGTAAACACGCCGCGCTGGTCAGCGCCGCAGACGCCGTATGGGCACAGCGCGAGACAATCCTGAAAGCCAACGCCAAAGATCTGGAATTTGGCCGCGACAAGGGCCTGTCGCCCGCAATGATGGACCGCCTGACCCTGAACGAGGATCGTATTCAGGGCATCGTTGACGGACTTCGCAGTGTGGCGGAGCAGGCCGATCCGGTGGGCGCCATTATGGCCGAATGGGACCGGCCCAGCGGTCTGCACATCACGCGCGTGCGCACACCTTTGGGTGTGATCGGCGTGATCTACGAATCGCGCCCGAACGTTACCGCCGATGCCGGAGCGCTGTGTCTCAAGGCTGGCAATGCGGTGATCTTGCGCGGTGGCTCGGAAAGTTTTCATTCCTCGAAAGCCATTCATGCCTGCCTGATGCAAGGGCTGCGCGACGCGGCCTTGCCCGAAGACGCGATCCAACTGGTTCCGACCCGCGACCGCGCTGCCGTGTCGGAAATGCTGACCATGACCGACACCATCGACGTGATTGTACCGCGCGGCGGCAAGGGTCTGGTGGGGCTGGTACAGCGTGATGCGCGGGTGCCGGTTTTTGCCCATCTCGAAGGCATTGTTCACATCTATGTGGACAAAGACGCCGACCCCGAAAAAGCGCTGCGCGTGGTGCTGAACGCCAAGACGCGGCGCACCGGTATCTGTGGTTCGGCGGAATGTCTTCTGATCCACCGCGATGCGCTGGCGACGATCGGTCAGGGCCTGGTCAAGGCACTGATGGATGCAGGTGTTGAAATGCGCGTGGACGAGACGCTCAAGGCGATTGATGGCACGGTCGAGGCACAGGCCGATGACTGGGGACGCGAGTATCTGGACATGATCATGGCGGCCCGCGTGGTCGATGACATCGACGCTGCGATCGCGCATATCCGCACCTATGGCTCGCAGCACACCGAGTGCATCATCACCGAAAACGAAGAGGCCGCGACACGCTTTATGGCGCAGCTTGATTCAGCGATCATCATGCACAACGCCTCGACCCAGTTTGCTGACGGGGCCGAATTTGGGATGGGCGCCGAGATTGGCATCGCCACTGGCAAGATGCACGCGCGGGGTCCGGTAGGGGCCGAACAGTTGACCAGCTTTAAATATCTGGTGCGTGGCGACGGGACGACACGCACCTGA
- a CDS encoding histidine phosphotransferase family protein has protein sequence MGTSDVNLAALIGSRICHDLISPVGAINNGLELLEMTGSRDGPEMQLISQSVGSATARIRFFRIAYGMAGNQQMGRAEIVGVLRDVMDGGRLDVAWGPMDGHPRGAVRMAFLAIQCLETAMPYGGRIEITCERQRWTVHGRGEKLNVDDALWKTLDGTAVTAEIEPAHVQFALLPAVVADAGRKLTVTGQSGDLTISF, from the coding sequence ATGGGCACCAGTGACGTTAATCTGGCCGCGTTGATCGGCAGCCGCATTTGCCACGACCTGATATCCCCCGTGGGGGCGATCAACAATGGTCTGGAATTGCTTGAAATGACCGGCAGCAGAGACGGGCCGGAAATGCAGCTGATTTCGCAATCTGTCGGCAGTGCCACCGCACGCATCCGGTTTTTTCGCATTGCTTACGGGATGGCGGGGAACCAGCAGATGGGCCGCGCCGAGATTGTGGGCGTATTGCGCGACGTGATGGACGGCGGGCGGTTGGACGTGGCATGGGGCCCGATGGACGGACATCCGCGCGGTGCGGTGCGCATGGCATTTTTAGCGATCCAGTGCCTGGAAACGGCCATGCCCTACGGTGGCCGGATCGAGATAACCTGCGAACGCCAGCGCTGGACGGTGCACGGGCGCGGCGAAAAGTTGAACGTGGACGATGCACTGTGGAAGACACTGGACGGCACAGCCGTGACCGCAGAGATAGAACCTGCCCATGTGCAATTTGCCCTGCTTCCGGCGGTTGTCGCTGACGCGGGCCGAAAGCTGACGGTCACCGGTCAGAGCGGCGACCTGACCATCAGCTTTTAG
- a CDS encoding DUF3553 domain-containing protein, whose protein sequence is MEDLNAILAPGMLVRHSQCPDWGVGQVQSNIDKRVTVNFREQGKVVIDSSRIALIPVFDGS, encoded by the coding sequence ATGGAAGATTTAAACGCCATTCTGGCTCCTGGTATGCTCGTGCGCCATTCCCAATGCCCGGATTGGGGCGTGGGTCAGGTACAAAGCAACATCGACAAACGGGTCACTGTCAACTTTCGTGAGCAAGGTAAAGTTGTCATCGACAGCAGCCGTATTGCTTTGATACCCGTATTTGATGGCTCATGA